CAGTTCGCCGCTCTTTTTGACTCTATGACAGTATGGGAGAACGTCGCGTTCCCGTTAAGGGAAAATACGAATATGAAGGACAAAGAGATAAATGAGATAGTCTTGCAGAGGCTGCATGATGTAGGTCTTAAAGACGTTGAAGATAAGATGACTTCAGAGTTGTCAGGAGGAATGAAACGCAGGGTAGGGCTTGCAAGGGCTCTTGCTTTGACCCCTCAAGTTATACTTTATGACGAACCTACGACAGGGCTTGATCCGGTCCTTTCAGATACAATCAATAGCCTTATAGAGGATACGCAGAAAAAGTTCGGGGTTACATCTATCGTAGCAAGCCACGATATCCCGGGATTATACAAGATTGCCCAACATGTGGCGATGATATATGAAACAGAGATAAAGTTTGCCGGGACACCTGAGGAATTAAAGAAAACAGATAATCCTTATGTAGTGCAGTTTTTAAGCGGGTCATCACAAGGTCCAATAAAAATTTTATAGAAACTTTTTTTATACAGAATAAGGAGAGTCAGTATGAAAAACAGAGGATTTAAGGTTGAAACTAAAGTCGGGCTGTTCACTATTGGAGCCCTTGTAATCCTGGTTTGGCTTTCAATGCAGTTCGGCGAGATTAGTTGGCTCAAGCCCCATGGCTATATGCTTACTGCTGACCTTGACAGTGTTGCAGGACTTGAAAAGGAATCACCTGTCAAACTTGCGGGAGTAAGAGTAGGAAGGGTTGAGGACTTGACAATCAAGGACGGAAAAGCCGCAGTCGCAATGAGAATAGACGACGGAGTGCAAATACATAAGGGTTCCAAAGTTGCCGTAAGATCCGACAGCCTGCTGGGGCAGAAGTACCTTGAACTCTCTTATGGAGACCCTTCTCAGGCTATGGTATCGGATGGTGAGTCTCTCGGACATGGCACTAGTCCGGCGGATATTGATGCTCTTGTTGACCAGCTTACAAATGTAGCAAAGGGTCTTGATGAGGTGGTGGCGCAGAACAAGGAAGGTCTAAACAGCATGATAACCAACATCAATGATGCTACAAAATCTTTAAACAGGATTCTTGTAGATAATGAAACGCATATAAACAGCGCCATTGCTAATATTGACAGCTTTTCAGGGAGGCTTAATAATCTTGTGGCAAAAAACGAGAATTCAGTGACCAAGGCCATAAAGAACTTTGAAACACTTTCAACTGACCTTAAAGAAAAAGCCCCGGAAGTAATTGATCAATTCTCTAAGGTTGGAAAAGATCTTAACGGCGTTATCTCGGAAAACAGGGAAAACCTGAAAGAAACGATAGTAAAGGTAAAGGAAACATCAGAGAATCTGAACTCAATCCTTACCAAGGTGAATAAGGGTGAAGGAACTCTTGGAAAGCTTGTGAACGATACAGAGCTTTATGATACAGCCAAGAAATCTTTAAAGGAACTTGGCGATTCTGCTGAGCAGGCAAGCGAACTTTCGCCGATCAGCACTTTCATGGGCTCGCTCTTATTCCTGTTCTAAAGAAGAAAATTTACTTAATGAAAAAAGTAATTTTAATTGGAATTATAGGAATATCTCTGTTCCTAAATCTTATTTCCAGTTCATTTGGCGAAGAAAAGGAAACAAGCTATACCCCTTTTTTCTCATTTAAGAAAAGCGACGTGCACCGGGAATACCGCCTCCTTCCTTTTTTCGGATATGAATCAGATACCGAAAAAGATAAGACTCAGCTCGATATTCTCTGGCCTATAAGCAAATACAGCAGGGAGAAAGACACTGTCAATCTCCGCGTTCTCCCATTCTTATTTTACAAGAATGATATGAATCGTACATGGATGAAAAGAAAATATCTCTATGCTCTGCCTTTATATATCTCCAGTGAGAAAGACAACCAGAAGTCGCAGGTTTTTTTCCCTTTCTACGGAAAGTTTGAAGGATGGTTTGGCAGAGACAGTCTGGACATATATATGTTCCCTCTCTATACAAAGTCAGTTAAAGATGATGAGACATCATATAATTATCTTTGGCCTATCGTACAAAAAGGAAAAGGGGCGGGGAAAGAAAGCTTCAGGGTATGGCCGCTCTATGGAATGGACAAGGTTGAAGGAAAACATGACAAGGTTTTTTACATGTGGCCTTTTTTCAACCGTCAGAAGTTCTATGGAGATGACGGGCAGCTTTCGAAGGACAGATTGCTCTTTCTTCCTTTTTACGGCTATTTGAAGTCAAAGGACCGGCAGATAGACATGTTTATGTTCCCGATTTATATGGGAGAAAAAAGGCCGGGTCAGGATTATATAAGGCGTGATATTGTCTGGCCTATTGTTTCATACACAAGGAGTGAGAAGAGGAATGTAACACAAGCCTTCCCGCTTTTTAGAATCGATAAAAAAGATGATTCAACGCGCAATTTTTTTCTCTGGCCAATAGTCTGGGCGAATGATCTTCAACTTGCTAATACACATGAAAAGATGTGCATGGTACTTCCCATTTACTATGACAAGAAAACTGAGACTAAGAAGAAAAATAAGGAAACGCCTGAGACACCGGAAATAATAAATGAGAGGATAACAAAAGTCTGGCCCCTTGGTTCCTACAGAAGAGATAATGACAAGGCATTGTTCAGGACACTTGATCTTCTTCCATTTGATGAGAAGGGGCTATTCGGTGAGGCTTTTTATAAAAACATAGGAGCTATTTTTTCGCTCTGTGAATATGAAAAAGGGAAGACAGATGGAAGCCTCAGGTTCTCAATATTGAAGGGGCTTTTCGGATATGAAAGAGATTTGGGAAATAAGACATATAAGTTATTTTATTTCCCTGTTTATAAGAAAAAGATAGAAGCCTCCCAGTAAGTTTTACCATGCAATATAATGCCCTACAATGAACGACGAAAAAATCCGGCAACAGATAGAGAAGTTAAGGGAGGATATAAATTATCATAATCACCGCTACTATGTCCTCGATGATCCTGAAATCCCTGATTCAGAATATGACAGGCTTTTCCGCGAGCTTGAAAAACTGGAAGAAGAACATCCTGAATTTGTAACACCCGATTCCCCTACAAGACGGGTAGGTGCAGCACCTCTTAAGGAATTCTCGAAGATAACCCACGCAACCCCTCTGCTAAGTCTTGCCGATGCATTCAGCGAAGAAGAAGTGCGCGAGTTCGATGAACGGGTAAAAAAGCTTTCAGGCACGGGACATCAATTTACCTACATCGTTGAACCTAAGATTGACGGGCTTGCAGTGAACCTCTTATATGAGAACGGAAAGTTTCTGAACGGAGCAACACGCGGAGATGGTTTTACAGGCGAGGATGTGACCCAGAATCTTAAGACTATTAAATCAGTTATTCTCCGGATGATGAAGGGTAGTAAACCACATCCTTCACGGATAGAAATCCGGGGTGAGGTTTATATGTCTAAAAAAGATTTTAATTCATTGAACATGGAAAGAGAAAAAAATGGAGAGCCTGTCTTTGCAAATCCGAGGAACGCGGCGGCAGGTTCAATCAGGCAGCTTGACCCAAAAATAACTGCAAGCAGACCTCTCAATATTTTCCTTTACGGTCTTGGAAGCTCTAAAGGCTTTGAACCTGCAACACAGGAGGAATTCTTCAAAACCATAAAACAATGGGGCTTCAGGACTAACCCGGAAGTTAGGGTCTGTTATTCCATAAGTGACGTAATAAATTATTTCAACAGGCTTGGTGAAAAGAGAAAATCTCTTGATTACGAGATAGACGGGATGGTCGTGAAGGTGAATGAATTTTCTCTTCAAAGGGAGCTCGGAGAAAGGACACGTTCTCCGCGCTGGGCTATAGCTGTGAAGTTTGAACCGGAAGAAGCGGTGACGGTAATAGAAGATATCTCGGTGCAGGTGGGAAGGACCGGGATTTTGACCCCTGTGGCAAAGCTCTCGCCTGTACGGGTTGGAGGTGTTGAGGTGGGAAGGGCTACGCTTCACAACATAGACGAGATAGAGAGAAAAGATGTTCATATAGGAGATACCGTCATTGTAAGAAGAGCAGGGGATGTGATTCCTGAGGTGGTAAAGCCGATCCCGGAGAAGAGAACAGGCGATTTGAGGAAATTCATAATGCCTGAGGAATGTCCTGTTTGTTCAGCCCCTGTCACAAGAGAAGGCGCGTATCACAGGTGTACCAATATTTCCTGCCCTGCCCAGATTAAAGAAGGGATGAAACATTTCGCATCGCGCCTTGCCATGGATATAGAAGGACTTGGAGACAAACTTGTGGACCAGCTTGTTGACAAGGGGATAGTGTCAGACCTCGGAGATATATACAGGCTTGATAATGAAACTTTGTCAGGGCTTGAACGGATGGGGGATAAATCCGCTTCCAATATTATTGAGGCAATTGAAAAAAGCAAACATCCGTCTTTTGAAAGATTTCTTTATGCGCTAGGGATAAGGCTTGTAGGAGAGTATGTCGCGAAGATACTTGCAAAGAGATTCCGTTCAATTGAAAAACTTTCACATGCGGCTGAAGAAGAGCTTCTCTCCATTGAAGGGGTTGGGCCTGAGGTTGCGGCAAGCGTTGTAAAGTTTTTTAAAATAAATGAGAATATGAATGTAGTGCGAAAGCTGTTGTCCGCCGGAATAAAGATTGTTGAACCCGATGAGAATGTCTCTGCTGTACTTGAAGGGAAAACATTTGTTTTTACCGGTGCACTTAAGAAATTTACCAGAGATGAAGCGAAGCGTCTTGCAGAACATTCGGGAGGTCATGTTGCTTCATCGGTGAGCAGCAGGACTGATTTTGTGGTTGCAGGAGAGGATGCCGGTTCGAAAGCTGATAAAGCAAAACAACTTGGCGTAAAAGTCATAAGCGAAGAAGAATTTATAAAAATGGTAGAGAAGGAATAGAATGGAAATAATCTTTCTTGGTACAGGGACGTCGCATGGCATTCCCAAGATTGCGTGCAGATGTGCTGTCTGCCGCTCGGAAAATCCTAAGAACAAAAGAACCCGGGCATCGCTTTATATCTGTTTTGAAAATGATTTCCGGATTCTCATTGATACGTCAACAGACCTTCGTGAACAGGCGCTTCGACACAGCTTAGACAGGATTGATGCCGTGCTTTACACGCACTGCCATGCAGACCATGTGTTTGGTTTGGATGAATTGAGAAGGTTTAACGAAGTATCGGGAAAGGTGATACCAATTTACGGCTCAAAAAAAACGATTGAGGAGATAAAGAGCATTTTTGCCTATGTCTTTGAAGGATATCTGATCCCCGGCGGCGGCATCCCTGCGCTTATTCCTAATGTGATTAACAGCCATATCGAGACCGGCGGTGTTTTATTTGAGCGGCTTGAAGGGAGGCATGGAATATTTGAAGTCTCAGGTTTCAGGACAGGGAACTTTGCCTATTTCACGGATGTTAATTTTATTCATGATAAAACATTGGAGAAGATGAGAGGGCTTGATGTCCTTGTGCTTGGTGCCCTGAGAGACACGCCTCATCCAACTCACTTTACAATTGACGAGGCGCTTTCTGTCATTGAAAAAGTAAATCCGCGAACTACCTACCTTACACACATTTCGCATGAAATTGACCATGATATGACATCCGCAAAACTTCCGTCAGGAGTTTTCCTTGCCTATGACGGCTTGACGATTAAATTGTAGCTCTGCGGAAAAATAAATTATCTCGCAGAGGATGCAAAAAAAGTTGTTCTTTGACTACATCGAAGCGGGAGGTAGTCTGCCTTTCGCTTAAAACTTCATGCGCTCCATGCAGACCGCCCCCGCTCAATCCTTGCTTAAATGCAATTAACAAAGAAGTTTAAATACTATGACACATCCTAACACGTGGAGTATAAACAATGATTAATGGCTTGGCAGCTCCCGCAGAAGGCGCATGTAGTTCTAAGCCTGCGCGGGACTGCCAAGACAATTACTAAATTCAAAATTGTCTAATAGGCTTATTCTATATATTACAATTAATATTATAAATTATTGATATATTTGATAATATAAATAGTATTTATGGGAATATCATTTTAAGTTGACAAAAAGAATAATATATGTTTTTTTATATAATAAGAATCGCGGAGAGAGAAATTTTTTCTGAAGAGGTGAGCTATGGAAGCGACAGTAAAAAATCTGATAGAGGAAGATCCTTACTCGTTACTTGAAGAACTCCCGGCAGAAAAACTGCTCGAATGGGCATTTGCAAATTTTGGGAAAAGAGCGGCTATCGGAACGAGTCTCCAGAATACAGGGATTGTGACAATTGATCTGGCGTCAAAGATCACAGGGGATTTTCGGGTATTTTTTATTGATACTCTGAAACACTTCAAAGAAACCTATGACCTTCTGGATGAGGTTGAAAAGAAATACAACATCAGGATTGAACGTTTCTGTCCTGACCCGAAAGAGCTTGAAGAACTGAGCAGTGATATGGGATCTCATCCCCATTATTCCAAGTTTGGCAGGAGCGCATGCTGTCAGGTACGTAAAGTGAATCCTAACAAAAGAGCGCTTGAAACCCTTGATGTCTGGATAAGCGGAGTAAGGGCTGACCAGTCCGAGTCAAGGAAGGAAAAAGCAAAGAAGGTAGAAGTGATAAGGAGGAAAGACAGAACGATAATCAAGATTAATCCCCTTTTTGACTGGCTTGAATGCCAGGTTGAAAAATATATAAAGGATAATAACCTTCCTTATAACAAGCTCTATGATTTTAAATCTCCCTTTGGGGAAGTTTATAAAGTCATAGGTTGTGAGCCGTGTCATATCCCCATTTTCCCGACAAGACAGAAGAGGGCGGGAAAATTCCCATGGGAATGCGGAGAGAAAGAGTGCGGTATCCATATTGACGGAAGTGGGATTTAATTTACTCCCCACCCTTTCATGTTGAAAGTTGTTTATTGGTCGTGCTAGAATTTTTCAAATGAGTAAATTTACTTCCAATCCTACTTACCTCTGGAGAAAGATTTTCTCTCTCGGTGCAAGACGAGTTCTCCTTCTGACAACAGCGTTTATTTTCTGGTGGCTGCTTACTATGCCGACTCCGGAAGGATTGACATTAATCGGACAGAGAGCGATCGCAGTATTTGCCGTTTGCCTTATACTTTGGGTCTTTGCGCCAATACCTTTACAGATCACAAGCCTGCTTGCCATAATCCTTCTCCCTCTTACGGGGGTAATGGAGAGCGACCAGGCATTTGCACTTTTTGGCAACAAGGCTGTTTTTTTTATACTTGGAGCTTTCATCCTCGCTGCAGGGATGATGAGTTCAGGGCTTTCAACGCGCATAGCTCTCATTGTGCTCGCCAAGTTCGGAAAGACTCCAAGGATGTTACTGCTGGGGCTATTTCTCGCTCCTGCACTTTTCAGTTTCTTCATGTCCGAGCATGCAGTTGCGGCAATGATGTTTCCAATAGTCCTTGAAATCTCGCGGGCAATGCGGCTTAAGCCACTTGAGAGCAGTTATGCGAAGGCGATGATTGTCGCTCCGACATGGGGGGTCATAATAGGAGGAGTAGGCACATTCCTCGGCGGTGCAAGAAACCCTCTTGCTGTTGGAATACTGAACAAGGCGACGGGACAGACAATAGGATTCTTCGAATGGATTTTAGCCGCGCTTCCTATCGTCATCATAGACCTTATTGGTGCCATCATACTTCTATATATCTTTTTCAAGATAGATGTTTCGGATACAAAGGAGGCTGAAAGCGTTCTTATGACAAAGATCAATGAAATGGGTGAGATAACCGGCAGGGAAAAGGTTATAAGCATGATAATGGTGGTTACGATTTTTTTGTGGGTTTTTTACAGCAGCGTTTTTGAGATTGCAAATGTTGCGCTTGGGGCAGTTTTCGTAATGTTCGTCCTGAAACTCGTCCAGTGGAAGGAAGTTGAAGAGCATGTCAACTGGGGAATAATCTTGATGTACGGTGGGGCTATCAGTCTCGGTTTCGGGCTTGAAAAAAGCGGCGCCGCATTGTGGGTCGCAAATAATTTCATTGGAAATTATGTATCAGGCGCTTTCTGGCTTATTGTCGTGATAGCCACAATATCTCTTTATCTTACTGAAGGGATGAGCAATTCAGCGGTAGTTGCCATAATGATGCCCATAGGCATAAGCCTTGCGAAGAGCTACGGCATTGACCCTAAGGTAATCACATTCAGCGTTGCCATTCCGTCAGGGCTTGCCTTCTGTCTTCCAATGAGTACGCCTGCCTGCGCCATTGCATATTCTTCAGGTTACGTTAAGATGAAAGACATGGTTGTTCCGGGATTGATTCTTTCTGTTATTTCTCTTTTTGCCATCATTATCACGTATAAATTTTACTGGCCTCTCATAGGCCTTGTAAATTAGGAGGCTTGACGTGAACAGGATAATGCTTGTTCTTTCCACAACAAGACAGTCAAAAAAAACTATTGAGTACGCAGTAGAGAAAGCAAATCAGGAGAAGGCCCACATAGATCTTCTTTTCATTCTCGATTCCAATATCTCGAATGCGGTTTTTACCAAGATACATGAGATGGATCTTCTCGGCGAAGGGCCTTCCGAGGAGCTTCAGGCTATTATAATGAAGGAATACAGGCAGAGAGGATATGCGCTGATAGAGGAGATTGAAGCAAAATTGAAAGAGAAAGAAGTCTCCTATTCTGTGTACGTTGAACGCGGAGAATTTGCAGATGAAGTTCTTAAGAAGATTTCAACGCTCTCTATTGAACTTGTTATCCTGACAAGGGCAAGAAGATCCAATATCGCGAGGATGATTTTTGGTTCTGCAGTTGACAGGATAATTGATGAAGCTCCCTGTAAAGTTGAAGTCATCGATGAGAATTGAATGGTGTTATCTTCTGTAGTCCCCGTCATTCGTGAAAAAAAATGATATGTCTTCTTAAAATGCTTGACAGGCAAGGGTTTCCACATTATAATTTGCCTAGAATATTCA
The DNA window shown above is from Candidatus Schekmanbacteria bacterium and carries:
- a CDS encoding phosphoadenylyl-sulfate reductase, producing MEATVKNLIEEDPYSLLEELPAEKLLEWAFANFGKRAAIGTSLQNTGIVTIDLASKITGDFRVFFIDTLKHFKETYDLLDEVEKKYNIRIERFCPDPKELEELSSDMGSHPHYSKFGRSACCQVRKVNPNKRALETLDVWISGVRADQSESRKEKAKKVEVIRRKDRTIIKINPLFDWLECQVEKYIKDNNLPYNKLYDFKSPFGEVYKVIGCEPCHIPIFPTRQKRAGKFPWECGEKECGIHIDGSGI
- a CDS encoding MBL fold metallo-hydrolase, producing the protein MEIIFLGTGTSHGIPKIACRCAVCRSENPKNKRTRASLYICFENDFRILIDTSTDLREQALRHSLDRIDAVLYTHCHADHVFGLDELRRFNEVSGKVIPIYGSKKTIEEIKSIFAYVFEGYLIPGGGIPALIPNVINSHIETGGVLFERLEGRHGIFEVSGFRTGNFAYFTDVNFIHDKTLEKMRGLDVLVLGALRDTPHPTHFTIDEALSVIEKVNPRTTYLTHISHEIDHDMTSAKLPSGVFLAYDGLTIKL
- a CDS encoding DASS family sodium-coupled anion symporter yields the protein MSKFTSNPTYLWRKIFSLGARRVLLLTTAFIFWWLLTMPTPEGLTLIGQRAIAVFAVCLILWVFAPIPLQITSLLAIILLPLTGVMESDQAFALFGNKAVFFILGAFILAAGMMSSGLSTRIALIVLAKFGKTPRMLLLGLFLAPALFSFFMSEHAVAAMMFPIVLEISRAMRLKPLESSYAKAMIVAPTWGVIIGGVGTFLGGARNPLAVGILNKATGQTIGFFEWILAALPIVIIDLIGAIILLYIFFKIDVSDTKEAESVLMTKINEMGEITGREKVISMIMVVTIFLWVFYSSVFEIANVALGAVFVMFVLKLVQWKEVEEHVNWGIILMYGGAISLGFGLEKSGAALWVANNFIGNYVSGAFWLIVVIATISLYLTEGMSNSAVVAIMMPIGISLAKSYGIDPKVITFSVAIPSGLAFCLPMSTPACAIAYSSGYVKMKDMVVPGLILSVISLFAIIITYKFYWPLIGLVN
- a CDS encoding MCE family protein; this encodes MKNRGFKVETKVGLFTIGALVILVWLSMQFGEISWLKPHGYMLTADLDSVAGLEKESPVKLAGVRVGRVEDLTIKDGKAAVAMRIDDGVQIHKGSKVAVRSDSLLGQKYLELSYGDPSQAMVSDGESLGHGTSPADIDALVDQLTNVAKGLDEVVAQNKEGLNSMITNINDATKSLNRILVDNETHINSAIANIDSFSGRLNNLVAKNENSVTKAIKNFETLSTDLKEKAPEVIDQFSKVGKDLNGVISENRENLKETIVKVKETSENLNSILTKVNKGEGTLGKLVNDTELYDTAKKSLKELGDSAEQASELSPISTFMGSLLFLF
- the ligA gene encoding NAD-dependent DNA ligase LigA, yielding MNDEKIRQQIEKLREDINYHNHRYYVLDDPEIPDSEYDRLFRELEKLEEEHPEFVTPDSPTRRVGAAPLKEFSKITHATPLLSLADAFSEEEVREFDERVKKLSGTGHQFTYIVEPKIDGLAVNLLYENGKFLNGATRGDGFTGEDVTQNLKTIKSVILRMMKGSKPHPSRIEIRGEVYMSKKDFNSLNMEREKNGEPVFANPRNAAAGSIRQLDPKITASRPLNIFLYGLGSSKGFEPATQEEFFKTIKQWGFRTNPEVRVCYSISDVINYFNRLGEKRKSLDYEIDGMVVKVNEFSLQRELGERTRSPRWAIAVKFEPEEAVTVIEDISVQVGRTGILTPVAKLSPVRVGGVEVGRATLHNIDEIERKDVHIGDTVIVRRAGDVIPEVVKPIPEKRTGDLRKFIMPEECPVCSAPVTREGAYHRCTNISCPAQIKEGMKHFASRLAMDIEGLGDKLVDQLVDKGIVSDLGDIYRLDNETLSGLERMGDKSASNIIEAIEKSKHPSFERFLYALGIRLVGEYVAKILAKRFRSIEKLSHAAEEELLSIEGVGPEVAASVVKFFKINENMNVVRKLLSAGIKIVEPDENVSAVLEGKTFVFTGALKKFTRDEAKRLAEHSGGHVASSVSSRTDFVVAGEDAGSKADKAKQLGVKVISEEEFIKMVEKE
- a CDS encoding ABC transporter ATP-binding protein gives rise to the protein MIQLKNVSKSFNGKKVLNNINLTIEKGKTTVIIGGSGQGKSVILKHIIGLLKPDEGEILYNGKDIGKMSEMELKETRRNFGFLFQFAALFDSMTVWENVAFPLRENTNMKDKEINEIVLQRLHDVGLKDVEDKMTSELSGGMKRRVGLARALALTPQVILYDEPTTGLDPVLSDTINSLIEDTQKKFGVTSIVASHDIPGLYKIAQHVAMIYETEIKFAGTPEELKKTDNPYVVQFLSGSSQGPIKIL
- a CDS encoding universal stress protein encodes the protein MNRIMLVLSTTRQSKKTIEYAVEKANQEKAHIDLLFILDSNISNAVFTKIHEMDLLGEGPSEELQAIIMKEYRQRGYALIEEIEAKLKEKEVSYSVYVERGEFADEVLKKISTLSIELVILTRARRSNIARMIFGSAVDRIIDEAPCKVEVIDEN